A stretch of the Fusobacterium varium genome encodes the following:
- a CDS encoding putative RNA polymerase sigma-H factor, translating to MLSVQTIRAAQNGDEDAIQLIFQTLRQLILYKTKNYFFQDGDREDVIQEARIGLLKAIKAYDENKKTSFSNFALLCIKRHLITMLKTSSSGKNRILNMAILNSSEIEDDSKITYENRSFNFYNPEEIYLSKEKIKFLNKYLKSHLSPMEKQIFEYMLLGLTYIEISKKTKRDLKSVDNSMHRIKTKIKKFILEYEQV from the coding sequence ATGTTAAGTGTTCAAACTATTCGTGCTGCTCAAAATGGAGATGAAGATGCTATACAATTAATATTCCAAACTCTTAGGCAGCTCATTCTTTACAAAACTAAAAACTATTTTTTTCAAGATGGAGATCGAGAAGATGTAATCCAAGAAGCAAGGATAGGTCTTTTAAAAGCTATCAAAGCTTACGATGAAAACAAAAAAACTTCTTTTTCTAATTTTGCTTTATTGTGTATTAAACGTCATTTAATAACCATGTTAAAAACTTCGAGTTCTGGAAAAAACCGAATTTTGAATATGGCTATCTTAAATTCTTCTGAAATTGAAGATGATTCAAAAATCACATATGAAAATAGATCATTTAATTTCTATAACCCTGAAGAAATTTATTTGAGTAAAGAAAAAATTAAATTTTTAAATAAGTATTTAAAATCTCATTTGAGTCCAATGGAAAAACAAATATTTGAATATATGCTATTAGGGTTAACATATATTGAAATTTCAAAAAAAACTAAAAGAGATTTGAAATCTGTAGATAATAGTATGCATAGAATAAAAACAAAAATAAAAAAATTTATCTTGGAATATGAACAAGTCTAA